One part of the Nymphaea colorata isolate Beijing-Zhang1983 chromosome 8, ASM883128v2, whole genome shotgun sequence genome encodes these proteins:
- the LOC116259231 gene encoding uncharacterized protein LOC116259231, translating to MCRNFRARFSSWCLNRISTQATVAVRPASGADPKARLRSAEDGETKETPLSEGDPKEKASSRGWTGVGRRIVIVVDPATTAAETRSAIQWALTHAVQPNDTLLLLCVCKPTAGGNAGPKRSIAKVHAKEKDLLQSMKNLCRARNPQVEVQTSLVEGKEKGPTIVGEARKEEASLLILGQRKRSLTWRLLMTWAGERGSSSGNGGFVEYCIQHAHCMTLAVRKKGGNVGGYLLTTKKHKDFWLLA from the exons ATGTGTCGGAACTTCAGGGCGAGGTTTTCGTCGTGGTGCCTGAACAGGATCTCAACCCAGGCGACGGTGGCGGTGAGGCCGGCCTCGGGAGCGGACCCCAAAGCCAGGCTGAGGTCAGCCGAGGACGGCGAGACGAAGGAGACACCGTTGTCGGAGGGAGATCCGAAGGAGAAGGCGAGTTCGAGAGGATGGACGGGAGTGGGAAGGAGGATCGTGATCGTGGTGGATCCGGCGACCACGGCGGCCGAGACGAGGTCGGCCATTCAGTGGGCCCTCACGCACGCCGTCCAACCCAACGacaccctcctcctcctctgcgTCTGCAAGCCGACCGCCGGCGGGAACGCAG GACCGAAAAGATCGATAGCTAAGGTCCACGCCAAGGAGAAGGATCTGCTGCAATCGATGAAAAATCTCTGCCGTGCACGCAATCCACAG GTAGAGGTGCAGACTTCACTGGTGGAAGGGAAAGAGAAGGGCCCTACCATAGTAGGGGAGGCAAGGAAAGAAGAGGCATCCCTTCTGATCCTTGGGCAGAGGAAGAGGTCGCTCACATGGAGACTGCTCATGACATGGGCAGGGGAAAGGGGTAGCAGTAGTGGCAATGGTGGGTTTGTGGAATACTGCATACAGCATGCACATTGCATGACCTTGGCTGTcaggaagaaaggagggaaTGTGGGAGGCTACCTTCTGACCACCAAGAAGCACAAGGACTTCTGGCTCTTAGCTTGA